CGCCACCCTCGCGTCGGTGAAGCGGCGCAGGCGCTGGGCCAGGGGCAGGGCGGGGACCAGACCCGTGGCCTCCGTCTTCTTGCCGCTCACGCCGCGTCCTCCACGTCGCCCAGCGCCTCGAGCGCGGGTTGCAGGGCGGTGGGCGAGGGGTCGGGCAGAAGCCGTCCCTCGGCGTCGGCCATGCCGGCCTGCTGCAGCCACGCCTCGAACTCGGGCGCGGCGCGCTTGCCCGTGACCTGCCGGACGTAGAGCACGTCGTGATAGGACAGGCTCTGGTAGTTCAGCATGATGTCGTCGGCGCCGGGCACGGTGATCACGAAATTGACGCCTGCGGCCGCCAGCAAGGTGAGCAGGGCGTCCATGTCGTCCTGGTCGGCGTCGGCGTGGTTCGTGTAGCAGACGTCTACGCCCATCGGCAGGCCGAGCAGCTTGCCGCAGACATGGTCCTCCAGCCCGGCGCGGGTGATCTGCTTGCCGTCGTAGAGATATTCCGGGCCGATGAAGCCCACGACGGTGTTGACCAGGAGCGGCCGGAACCGCCTCGCCACGCCGTAGCTGCGCGCCTCCATGGTCTGCTGGTCGACGCCGTGATGGGCATCGGCCGAGAGCGCGCTGCCCTGGCCGGTCTCGAAATACATGACGTTGTCGCCGACCGTGCCGCGTTCGAGCGAGAGCGCCGCCTGGTGCGCCTCCTCCAGCATGGCGAGCGTGATGCCGAAGCCCTCATTGGCCTTTTGCGAGCCCGCGATCGACTGGAAGACGAGATCGACCGGCGTGCCCTTGCCGATCGCTTCGATCGCGGTCGTGACGTGGCCGAGCACGCAGGTCTGGGTCGGGATGGCCAAGCGCTCGCGCACGTCGTCGAGCAGGCCGACGATGCGGCGATAGTCCTCCAGCCCGTCGCTCACGGGATTGACGCCGAGGACGGCATCGCCCGCGCCGAGCAGCAGCCCGTCGAGCAGGCTGGCGGCGATGCCCCGGCTGTCGTCGGTCGGATGGTTGGGCTGGAGCCGGGTCGCGAGCCGGCCGGGCAGGCCGATCGTCGAGCGGAAGGCGGTCGTCACCTCGCATTTGGCCGCGACCGCGATCAGGTCCTGCAGCCGCATGATCTTGGAGACCGCCGCCGTCATCTCCGGAGTCAGGCCGGGCCGGAGCCGGGCCAAGGCCTCGGGGGTCGCCAGCGGCGAGAGCAGCCATTCCCGGAACGCACCCGTCGTCATCGAGGCGACCGGCCGAAACGCGTCCGGGTCATGGTCGTCCACGATCGCGCGGGTGACCTCGTCCGCCTCGTAGGGCACGACCGTCTCGGACAGGAACGCGGCAAGCGGCAGATCCGCGAGCGCGATCTGCGCCGCCAGCCGCTCGACCGCGCTCGAGGCCGCGATGCCGGCCAGCTGGTCGCCCGAGCGTTCCGGGCTGGCCTTGGCCAGGAGCGTCTTCAGGTTCGGGAAGACGAAGCGCTCGTGATCGATCGTGGCGACGTGGCTCATGGCGCATCCTCGCGGCGTGATCGGCATCCGCACGCCAGAATCAGGCCAAGGGCGCGGCGCGGGGTCAAGGGGCGCCTCACGTCACTCCCATTCGATGGCCGGGCCGCCCGCACCGCCCGATGCATGGGCCGCATGAATGCCCGGTAGAAAGAGCGTTTGACGATACGCGTCCGGCGATCACACATCGACGTGATCGAACGTGTCCGGCAACCGGACATGCCTGCCCAACAAGACGACGGACGGCTGCGGCCGTCCCCAAGAAGACAGGGAGGCAGCGATGCAACTGAACCGACGACGGATTCTCCTCGGCGGCGCCGCGCTCGGCACGGCCGGCCTCGTCCCCCGCTGGACCCTGGCCCAGGGCGGACCCGTGCTCGCGGGCACGGAGGCGATCGACCGGGCGCTCCGCGACGCGGTCGAGCGCGGCGACATCCCGGGCGTGGTCGCGGCCGTCACCGATCGCGACGGCACGCTCTACGAGAGCGTATTCGGCGAGCGCGGCCTCGGCGGCGGCGTGCCGATGAGCATGGACACGGTCTTCTATCTCGCCTCGATGACCAAGCCGATCACGGCGACATGCGCCATGCAGCTGGTCGAGCAGGGCAAGCTCGAGCTCGACGCGCCGATCTCGCGCTACGTCCCGGACGCGCGCAAGCTCCAGGTGCTGGACGGCTGGGACGAGCAGGGCAAGCCCAGGCTGCGCGCGCCCAGGCGCGAGGTCACCCTGCGCGACCTGAACACGCACACCTCGGGCTTCGCCTACAATCTCTGGGACGCCGATCTCGACCGCTACATGAAGGAGACGGGCTTTCCCTCCCTGGAATCCCGCAAGGAGGAGGCCTTTTACCCGCCCCTGATGTTCGATCCCGGCGAGCGGTGGGAATACGGCATCTCGATCGACTGGATCGGCAAGCTGGTCGCGACGGTCTCGGGGCAGTCGCTGGGCAACTACATGCAGGACCATGTCTTCGCTCCGCTCGGCATGGCGAGCACCGGCTACGGCCTCTCCCCGGACATGGAGCGGCGCCGGGCCACCACGCATCAGCGGGACGAGGACGGCCGGCTCCGGGCGACCGACTGGGTCAGCCCGCAGGATCCGCCGATCGAGAACGGCGGCGGCGGCCTCTATTCGACGGCCGGCGACTACCAGCGCTTCATGCGCATGATCCTGAACGGCGGCAGCGGCGAGGGCCGGCAGGTCCTCAAGCCCGAGACGGTCGAGCAGATGACGCGCAACAACATGGGCGACATCCGCGTCACCTTGCTGAAGACAACCAATCCCGCCCGCTCGCTCGACGCCGAGTTCTTCCCGGGCCTGCCCAAGAGCTGGGGGCTCAGCTTCATGATCAACGAGGAAGACGCGCCCACGGGCCGCCCGGCCGGCAGCCTCGCCTGGGCCGGCATCCAGAACACGTTCTTCTGGATCGATCCGACGGGCGGCATGGGCGGGGTCTACATGACCCAGATCCTACCCTTCGTCGACGCGAAGACGCTGGCCGGATTCGGCGCGTTCGAGACGGCGGTCTACCAGGCGGCGTCGTAGGAGGAGCCGGCCGTCATCCTTCCCGCGCCTCGCGGGCCCCCTCCCGCGCCTCGTGCGCGTCGCGCAGGCGCCAAGCGCGCACGATCAGCCATATCCCGAGCCAGGCCAGGCTGATCACGACGGGATAGATCAGGATGCCGGGCAGGGCAAAGGCGATGAAGGCGATCGCCAGGAGGCTGAGGCCGATCTTGGCGACGACCTGGGTCTCGGTCGCGCTCAGCTGGCGCGTGTTGGTGATCGCGGCCCTGGCCGTGCTGCCCAGGCCGACCGCGCCGGCGGCGAGACGGCCGCCCTGGCGCTTCATGGTGCGCGCCTTGCCCCGCCCGGTCTCGGAGAGACCGGTCGGCGAGTGCGCCTTGAGCACGACCTCGGTCGCGCCCTCGATGTCCTCCAGGAACATCGCCTCCATGTCGGCGGCGAAGGCGGGATCGTCGATCGTGACGTCGAGCTCCCAATTGGTCAGCCAGCTCGTCAGGTTGAGGTTGGTCGAGCCGATCCGACACCAGCGCCCGTCGGCGACCGCCGTCTTGGCGTGCAGCATCGGGCCGTTCCACTCGAACACGCGGATGCCGGATTCGAGCAGGGGGCGGTAGTTCGTCTGGACGAGACTCTGCATGAGGGGCACGTCGCTGGTGCCCGGCACCAGGAGGCGGACGTC
Above is a genomic segment from Geminicoccaceae bacterium SCSIO 64248 containing:
- a CDS encoding ethanolamine ammonia-lyase subunit EutB, with the protein product MSHVATIDHERFVFPNLKTLLAKASPERSGDQLAGIAASSAVERLAAQIALADLPLAAFLSETVVPYEADEVTRAIVDDHDPDAFRPVASMTTGAFREWLLSPLATPEALARLRPGLTPEMTAAVSKIMRLQDLIAVAAKCEVTTAFRSTIGLPGRLATRLQPNHPTDDSRGIAASLLDGLLLGAGDAVLGVNPVSDGLEDYRRIVGLLDDVRERLAIPTQTCVLGHVTTAIEAIGKGTPVDLVFQSIAGSQKANEGFGITLAMLEEAHQAALSLERGTVGDNVMYFETGQGSALSADAHHGVDQQTMEARSYGVARRFRPLLVNTVVGFIGPEYLYDGKQITRAGLEDHVCGKLLGLPMGVDVCYTNHADADQDDMDALLTLLAAAGVNFVITVPGADDIMLNYQSLSYHDVLYVRQVTGKRAAPEFEAWLQQAGMADAEGRLLPDPSPTALQPALEALGDVEDAA
- a CDS encoding serine hydrolase: MQLNRRRILLGGAALGTAGLVPRWTLAQGGPVLAGTEAIDRALRDAVERGDIPGVVAAVTDRDGTLYESVFGERGLGGGVPMSMDTVFYLASMTKPITATCAMQLVEQGKLELDAPISRYVPDARKLQVLDGWDEQGKPRLRAPRREVTLRDLNTHTSGFAYNLWDADLDRYMKETGFPSLESRKEEAFYPPLMFDPGERWEYGISIDWIGKLVATVSGQSLGNYMQDHVFAPLGMASTGYGLSPDMERRRATTHQRDEDGRLRATDWVSPQDPPIENGGGGLYSTAGDYQRFMRMILNGGSGEGRQVLKPETVEQMTRNNMGDIRVTLLKTTNPARSLDAEFFPGLPKSWGLSFMINEEDAPTGRPAGSLAWAGIQNTFFWIDPTGGMGGVYMTQILPFVDAKTLAGFGAFETAVYQAAS